In Capsicum annuum cultivar UCD-10X-F1 chromosome 7, UCD10Xv1.1, whole genome shotgun sequence, one genomic interval encodes:
- the LOC107877281 gene encoding transcription factor MYB106-like, giving the protein MVRTPCCDENGRKKGTWTPEEDRKLAAYITEYGPWNWRQLPKYAGLERCGKSCRLRWLNYLRPNVKRGNYTEEEDEIILNLHAQLGNKWSAIAAHLPGRSDNEIKNHWHTALKKRANNSGESSKKCNSKNNIRRSTTVANKNASPSTSHENIVLESSQWSPKESSSEDFFSYSNTDYQEQHKVFQQEALDEITSGSFWTEPFLVESFNTTGTDFLAPPIDYCGLVCPPSPFIGHEFLSSFDFDYFNY; this is encoded by the exons ATGGTGAGAACACCTTGCTGTGATGAAAATGGAAGGAAGAAGGGGACATGGACTCCTGAAGAAGATAGGAAATTAGCAGCATATATCACTGAATATGGCCCATGGAATTGGCGCCAACTTCCCAAATATGCTG GACTAGAGAGGTGTGGAAAGAGCTGCAGACTTCGATGGCTGAATTACTTAAGGCCAAATGTTAAAAGAGGGAACTACAccgaagaagaagatgaaatcaTCTTAAACCTCCATGCTCAACTTGGAAATAA GTGGTCGGCGATTGCAGCTCACTTGCCAGGAAGATCAGACAATGAGATAAAGAATCATTGGCACACTGCACTCAAGAAGCGTGCAAATAACTCAGGTGAATCAAGCAAGAAATGCAACAGTAAGAACAACATTAGAAGGAGTACTACTGTGGCAAATAAAAATGCAAGTCCTAGCACTTCACATGAAAATATAGTACTGGAAAGTTCACAATGGTCCCCAAAGGAGTCATCAAGTGAAGACTTTTTTTCTTACAGTAATACTGATTATCAAGAGCAACAtaaagtttttcaacaagaaGCTTTGGATGAAATAACTAGTGGAAGCTTTTGGACAGAACCATTTCTAGTGGAAAGTTTCAATACAACTGGAACTGATTTTCTAGCTCCTCCAATTGATTACTGCGGACTTGTGTGTCCACCTTCTCCTTTTATAGGTCATGAATTTCTTTCAtcctttgattttgattattttaattattaa